CTACAAAAGCCTTAGTATAGTTGGAGAAGTTCAGCCAATTTTCAGGCAGAGTTAGGGGTCCTGTAGAAGCATATTCTGATCCAGTTTTTAATGAAGCGAAAAACACAACTGCGATAGGTATCAATGCTGCAAGTGCTCCCAAAATCAAGGTGAGATATTTGAATATACTAGCAGTGGTATATTTTACAGAATGCATAGTTTATTTCTCCTCCTTGATCAGAACGCGCTGCAGAATGGTAACTAATAATACAATTCCAAGCAATACTACGGCCATCGCTGACGCTAATCCAACCTTGCTGTATTTGAAAGCCACATCTACCGTCTGAATAACAAATGTGCTACTTCCGTTAGAGCCGCCTGTCATGACGTACGGAATTTCAAATACACCAATTGCACCACTAATAGCGAGGATCAGATTCAGTTGCAGAATTCGTTTGATACTTGGCATAATAATATGAATAAATTGATGCCATCTATTTGCACCGTCAATATCAGAAGCCTCATAAACATCCTTACCGATAGAGGAAATAGCTCCAAGAAAGATCAGGAAGTTCATTCCCATATATCTCCAAAGTGATGCGCCGGCAAGCGAAAAGTTTATCAAATTCGGATTGAGAAGCCATTTCTGCTGTAAACCACTGAGTCCGAGTAGGTTAAGAATCGTATCCAGTGTTCCATCCGGTTTGAAAAAGAAAAGGAAAATAAAGCCGATCGCCACACCGTTTAGCAAGGTTGGAAAGAACAAAATCCCTTTGAATGTATTTTTCATACGAACACTAAAACTTAGAATCGTTGCGAAATATAAGGCAAGCCCCATCTGAATAAAAGTGGTAAAGAAATAATACAAACTGACTTTAAAGACAGAAAAATATTCAGGATTCGTAAAAATGGTCTTGTAGTTCTCAAACCCGATATACTCCATATTTTTGCTTAGTCCATTCCAACTTGTGAAGCTATACCGAAACATATTAATAACTGGATAATAAGCAAAAGTGAGCAGTAATACGATCGGTACTAATGAGAACAAGAATATAATCGCGATTCGTTGATTTTTATAACTCAAATTTGAAAACTTGAACACCCGATACACCTCCAGAAGAAAGCTTCCTCATTTATTAAAACTTGTTTAAATGTGAAGAGGGAAATGCTCAGGTAGCATATTCCCCTCCCACATTCGCTACAGCCTATAGCATTAAGAAATACTTATAGTTTTTACTGTGCTGTGACTTTAGCGCGGGCAGCTTTCCACTTATCGTTTAGATCCTTCATGATATCGTCATAGGATTCTTTTCTGTTACCGATCGCCGCTTCAATAATGCGTTTCTTGAAGTCTGGCTGCCAAGCACCAATTTCAGCTTGTTTGTCAATTTCATCAGACCAGCCTTCTTCGCCAGCTTTAGCAGCTGCAAGTGTATCAAATGTTACTTCAGTGCCTTCATATTGTTTCAGAATTTCTGGAAGCTCCGCACCGATAACCGGGCTCATACCGCCACCCTCGGTAGTAGGATAGCCAGATTCATTGATGAACCAATCCACCCATGCTCTTGCAGCTTCTTTGTTCTTACTGTGAATGCTAACACCCAGATTGTAGTCACCAGCAAGAGGTACAAGTACTTTCTCTGCATTGGTTGGGAATGGCATAAATCCAACGTCATCAGGATTAGCGGCTAGACCTTTAATTTGACCAATCGCCCAAGATCCAAGAACCATAGTACCGATTTTTCCATTCGCAAGATCAGCTTTGGAAGATTCCCAATCTGAAGTCGTTGGATCCTCTTCGATCAAACCTTTTTGAGCAGCATCATACAGAACTTTGTACAATTCGTAATGTGGTTGTCCTGGAACATAGTTATCGTCACTTGCAACTTGTCCAATGTTGACATAGTCACGGTTGCCGGCAACTGTAGCCAGATCCGCTTCCCATTGAGTCAATGTCCAGCCAGCTGCATAGTTTGTGTACAAAGGAACTGCTTTTGTTTTATCTTTAATGGATTGCAGAGCAGTCGAGAATTGTTCAGGGGTTCTTGGCACCTCAGTAATTCCAGCGTCTTTGAAGACCTGTTTATTATAAATTACACCGTTAAAGTTGATAGTCATTGGAATACCGTAAGCCATTCCGTTTACTGCACGTTCTTCCACACCTGTGTACTGCTTGCTCAAATCTTCGAGCTTACCGAGCGGTTCGAAGAAATCAGGAATATCTTTAATAGCTATGCTTGTAGGCAACAAGAGAACGTCGCCGTAGTCACTAGTGCTCATCCGAATTTTAATTTGATCTTCGTAAGTAGCAAGCGCTTCAAAGCTTACTTTCACATCGGGATATTTCTCATTGAACTTAGCTGCATACTCTTTGAATACGGTATCAACAATATCCGTTCTTTGGGTAATAACAGTAATATTCCCTTTAATATCTTTGGCTGCTGTATCATCAGCCGGAGTTGCAGTCGCCTCTGTGGTACCGCCATTTCCTGTGTTTTTGCTAGCCTCATTGTTGGTGTTGTTGTTTGAGGAACAACCGCTAAACAATCCTGCAACAAGTGTCAATGCCATTAAGCTCACTATTGTTTTGCCTTTTTTCATGCTTTTACGACCCCTCTCTTCGTTTCGAATCTAATTTTTTATAAATAACAAAATAATAACTTTTATCATCACCAATACTTTATACGAGTATTTATTAATACCACAATTAATGAATAACTCGTGAAAACGAGTGATGATATCGCTTACAAACCCATTATAAATCTATCATCAACGTAAAACGATGGTTTCAATTGCTTTTTCTGGTCTTGTGTTTGTTATTTTTGTTTTTATTATAATAATTTTGTTATCTGAATTTTCAAAGAAGGCCACAAAAAAAGAGAGCTTATCGCTCTCCTAAAATAATAGCTTCCTATATAAGTCTAAAACTCACGTTCAATTTTCGAGAATTTACAGCCGCTTTTATAATCTTTAGGTGTCATACCACATATTTTCTTGAACAATTTATTAAAATAGACAGGATCGCTATAGCCTACCTTCTCGGAAATCTCATAATTTTTCAAGTCAGGATGCTCCATCAGCAGTTCCTTTGCTTTAGAAATACGAATTCTAATCAGATAATCCGTAATCGTCTGTCCCGTCTTCACTTTAAACAAACGGCTGAGATAGCTCGCGTTCATGCCCACTTTCTCCGCTAGGCGCTCAAGCTCGAAGTTCTGATCATACTCCCTCTCCAGTATGCTTTTAGTCTGCTCAACGACGTAATGTTCTCCACCCTCTACAGCTTGTGAGAACATTTCCTCCTGCTCTATCGCGTTCTTTTTCTTTCCATCCTCTACTCTTTTAAGCAGCTCAAATAGCTGAGTTTTATCAATAGGTTTAAGCAAATAATCCATCACCCCATGACGGATCGCTTGGCGAGCATATTCAAATTCACTAAAACCGCTAAGGACTGCAATAGGTATATCCTCCATATGTCCCCTAACTAGTTCAATCAGCTTAAAACCATCCATTCTAGGCATTTTGATATCTGTAATAAGCAAATCAATGTCATCTCGGGATAACTTTTCAAAATGCTCCCAGGCTTCCAGCCCGTTTCCGTAGGACCCAATTACATGTACGTCTAGCTCCATTCTGGATGTAATTTTTTCGAGCCCCCTGCGAATGACTTCCTCGTCGTCCGCAATCATAACATTTATCATCTGAGTAATTCCCTCCAGTTGTATCCGCCAGTTATTATAATTGCGCTATCATCATGAATAATATTCTCCCACGAATTACGTCAATGTACGATTACGCTCATTTATAGTCTTGTATTTACTATAACGAAAGTTATTCAAATTTCCCAGCCGCTTCTATAAAATGTCCTTGAAATCATCTTCGAAAAGGTATATAACTAGATTAAGTTGTTATTAAAAACTAACAATATAATAATAACTTTCTAACAAAAGTGAATGATTCTGATTTTTCTCTTTTCTATATTTTCAATGTAAAGTGGGGATTCTCGATGCGATTTAACAACGAATACATTGCAGGTGTAACCTGGGGTTTCTCGGGTATGCGTGGTTCATGGAAAACGGAAGAAGCTGAACAATCAATGGAATTAATGTCTTCAGTCACCGGAGCGAAATGGACGGCCATTGCTCTTAGTGCGCTTCAAGCTACCCCTCATTCTACGGAAATTCCCTATTGGGAAGAACCTACTGTTAGCGATGAAGAAGTTAAATGGGCTATCGACAAAGCCAAGTCACTACAGCTAAAAGTATGCTTAAAGCCAATAGTAAATTGTGCTGACGGGACTTGGCGCGCACATATTAACTTTTTTGACAAGGATGTTCCCTGCGAGCCTAAATGGTCTGATTGGTTCAGCTCTTACACTACATTCATTCTGCATTATGCGGCTATCGCCGAAGAGACGGGCTGCGAAATGTTCTGTATCGGCTGTGAGCTTGTACAAACGGATAGACGTGAAGCCGAATGGCGTACGCTTATTGCCGAGGTCCGGAAGGTTTACTCAGGTATTCTTACTTATAATTGCGATAAGTATCAGGAAGATAACGTAACCTGGTGGGATGCGCTCGATGTTATATCTTCAAGCGGATATTATCCGGATAGCGACTGGGAAGCTCAGCTTGACCGGATTGAGCGTGTGGTGAAGTCACAGAATAAGCCGTTCTTTTTCATGGAAGCGGGATGCCCAAGCCGGAGTGGCAGTGCAGCAATTCCTAATGATTGGACCTTACAAGGAGAACCAGATCAAGAGGAACAAAGCAAATTCTATCGCGCAATGTTTCAGAGCTGTGAGAACAGAGATTGGGTTCAGGGCTTTATGCTCTGGGATTGGCCTACGCATCTTTATTCTATTCAAGAGGCAGCACAGAATGATGATTATTGTATGTATGGCAAGCAAGCCGCTGGGATCATCAACGAATATTTCACCCTGAAATCAAAAAGTAATAAGAGGAGTGACTAATTACCAATGATTAATTCACCAGAATTATGGCTGACTCAGCTTGAGGATGAGCTACACGGTAACATTCTCAGTTTTTGGATGAAACAGACGAAGGACGAAGTAAACGGTGGCTTTGTTGGTGAAATCGACAATCAGCTGAACACTCGTCCTGAGGCGGAGAAAAGCCTTGTGCTTAATGCCCGCATTCTCTGGTCGTTTGCGAGCGCCTACCGCCTCTACGGTAAGTCAGAGTATTTAGCTATGGCTGAACGTGCCTATACCTACCTTATGGATCATTTCATCGATAAGGAACACGGCGGATTATACTGGATGGTTGATGCTAAGGGCAATCCTTCTCAGGAAAAAAAACAGATCTATGGGCAATCTTTTGCAATCTACGCACTGGCCGAATTCTATCATGCAACTGAACGCCCAGAGGCATTGGATGAAGCGATAAAATTATTCCAGCTTGTTGAGAAATATGGCTATGATCCTATTTATAAAGGTTATATCGAAGCTTTATCTCAGGAATGGCAAATCACAGATAATCTCAGCCTTAGCAGTAAAGATATGAACGAGAAAAAATCTATGAACACTCATCTACATGTGTTGGAAGCGTATACGGGACTGTATCGAGTATGGAAGTCAGAAGAGCTGGAAAGTAAGCTGGCTGAGCTAATCGAAACGATGCTGGATCATATCATTGATAAGGAAGGCAAGCATTTTCATCTTTTCTTAGATGAAGCATGGAATGTGAAATCAGATATTATCTCCTACGGACATGATATCGAAGGCAGCTGGCTGTTAGTGGAAGCCGCAGAAACACTTGGACATGAAGAACTACTCCATCGTGTACGTGCAGTAGCTATCTCCATGGCAGAGGCTGTCCTTGCGGAAGGCATAGATACCGACGGTGGAATTTGGAATGAAGCTGGCCCGAACGGCTTGCTGAGCAAAGAAAAAGATTGGTGGCCGCAAGCTGAGGCGGTTGTTGGATTCTATAATGCTTATCAGCTGACCGGTGACAGTAAATTTAATGAGGCCGCTCAAGCGTCCTGGACTTTTATTGATAAATATATGGTGGATCATAAGTTAGGCGAGTGGTACTGGAGTGTAGATGAGAATTATCAGCCTTTAGCTCATGCTCCAAAGGTTAGCGCCTGGAAGTGTCCTTATCATAATAGTAGAGCCTGTTTTGAAATGATCGAACGACTGAAATCATCTATAAAGGAGACTGGATAATGACATCATTATTTCAAGAACGCAAACAACAACTAACAGAACGATATGAGACTTTGGTTACTCGTAAAAATAATAAACTTCCATACAGTAACGGTATTTATGAGCGCTATGCTAATCCACTGCTTACCGCAGAGCACGCGCCTCTAGTCTGGCGTTACGATTTTAACCCTGACACCAACCCATACTTTGCTGAAAGAATCGGTGTTAACGGTGTATTCAACCCAGGTGCCATTGAGCTGAACGGCAAATTCTATCTCGTTGCACGTGTTGAAGGTAACGACCGCAAATCTTTCTTCGCAGTGGCTGAAAGCGACAATGGTGTGGACGGCTTCCGCTTCTGGGATCATCCAGTCGTGCTGCCTGAGACAGAAGTGCCTGATATTAATGTCTACGATATGCGCCTTGTAAGCCATGAAGATGGCTGGATCTATGGTCTCTTTTGTACAGAACGCAAGGATCCAGATGCTCCTCACGGTGACCTTTCTAGCGCAGTAGCACAATGTGGTATTGTTCGTACAAAGGATCTGAAGTCTTGGGAACGTCTGGCCGATCTCAAAACTGGTTCAGCTCAGCAGCGTAATGTCGTGCTCCACCCTGAATTTGTAGACGGAAAGTATGCTTTCTACACTCGTCCACAGGATGGCTTTATTGATGCAGGCTCCGGTGGCGGGATTGGTTGGGGACTTTCGGATACAATTGAGAATGCTGTGATTACTAGTGAGACAATCATGGATGAACGCCACTACCACACCATCAAGGAAGTAAAGAATGGTCAAGGTCCAGCTCCAATCAAAACCTCAAAAGGCTGGCTGCATATTGCTCATGGCGTACGGAACACAGCTGCAGGACTCAGATACGTTCTCTATGCTTTCTTATCAGATCTTGAAGAGCCAAACAAAGTCACGCATTCACCAGGTGGTCATTTCATCGCACCCGACGGTGAAGAACGTGTCGGCGATGTTTCAAACGTCGTGTTCTGTAATGGTGTGATTGCACGCGATAACGGTGAGATCTATATTTACTACGCTTCCTCGGATACTCGTATCCATGTAGCTACAACTACCGTTGACCAAATGCTAGATTATGTTCTGAACACACCAGAAGATCCCCTTCGCTCTTATGCTTGTGTGCAGCAACGTATCGCCCTCATTGATCGTAATTTAGCGCTTTAGGGTTTGGCTTTTAAACTTATACATGAAAAAGGCGTCCTCAGTTAAAGCTTCTACTGGGAACGCCTTTTTTTACTTCACGTTAATCGTTGATTGCTGTACCTTGAAGGAAAAACATCTCACTTCGTTGCATAAATAGCCCGGTATTCATCCTCCAGCATAGACATCAAAATCAAGTTATGAAATTCTCCATCAGCATAAAGAGCATCTCGCTCCACACCATCGCGCTTGAAACCGAGCTTCTCATAGACATGTACAGCTCTTGGATTAAAAGGATATACACCTAGATGGATCCGATGCAGCTTCAAGGTTTCAAAGCCATATCGCAGCATTTGAGTCATAGCTTCAGTACCGTAGCCTCTACCTCTATGTTCATGACTACGAATCCCAATTCGAATGTTTGCACTACGGTTGTCCGGATCTATTTCATTCAATACCACTTCTCCAATAAGCTCATCCGTTTCCTTGACAATAATCATAAGATCCACACGATCCTCAGCCGGAGCACTAATCTTACGAATCCAAGCCGCAGTTTGCTCGCGAGAGATTTCTCCTTGTGACCCCGTTAGACGTCCCATCTCCTCATCAAGTAAAAAGTTGTAATAGGACTCCAAATCAGACTCTTCTACACCACGCAGATGAATATGTTCGCCTTCAATCCTTGGCAATGTAATAACTTCAGTCATAACAGCTTTCCCCCTAATTCCTAGTTTCGCGGTACATCCACAGAATCACGATGCACTATGTCTGCTGCGATTAGGATCTTCTCCAGTGGTGCAGAGGGGTGATTGATACGGCTGAGCAGCCGCTCCACTGCCGCCCGGCCCATCGCTTCTTTAGGAACATGTACAGTCGTAAGCGGCGGAACGCCTCTTGAAGCATCCTCAATATTATCAAAGCCAGTAACCGAGATATCTCCTGGAATATTAAGCCCTTCTCCCTTCAGGATATCACTGACTGAGAGTGCTGTTTCATCATTGGCGCAGACCAAAGCAGTAGGGAGTGTTTTAGCTTTTTTTCGCTTCACAACCCAATTTTTAAAATCCTCTTGGAATACTTCTTCCTCCACCCCTTCCAAAAAGAGATTTGAATCATCTTCAAGTGGAAGCCTTATCCCACTTTCCTCGAGCGCACTCCGAAAGCCAATCCACCGGTCCCGGAAGCTGCGTGAAAATCTAATATTTCCGATAAAATGCATTTGTGTATGGCCCGTCCCCATCAAATGATTGGTAAGCCGTGCCATCGAATCCACATTGTTTGCGAATACAGTATCACTTGGGATTAATGGATCTTCATGATCAATCAATACCATTGGCAGACCGATGCGATGTACCTCAAGTAACAAGGAAGTGGAGATTTCCCCCACACCTACTAAGCCAAGGATCCCGCTTGGATTCAAGATATTAACGAAATTATCCGCACGGTTCTCAGAGATGATTACCATCCCGAGTCCTTCTTGATCGAGCGCAATGGCAATACCGTCCACAATCTTCCCCCAATACAAGGAATCCTGAGTCTGTGAGCGGATATTTGGCATTAACACAAGCACAGATTGCTTATTCCGATCACTCCCGACTACCGAAGGAGTACGCTTGATCCCTTGTACGAAAGCATTCTTTTGAGTAAAATAGCCAAGTTGTGAAGCTGCTTGAATAACTCGCTCTCTTGTCGTCTCATTTACACCAGCTTTACCCGAAAGTGACTTGGAAACAACAAATTTAGATACGCCGAGATGATCCGCTATTTTTTGCATGGTGACCTTTTTAGCCATATAAAAACCTCCAGAAATTTACTTGAGTTTAATGTACAAATATATTTAAGGCTGTGAATTCACCTTTGTTTCCGCCCTTGCTTCCTTCCATTTTGCATTTAATTCGTCAAAAGCCTTCTGTAAATCAGGCGCAGCAAGTAGCTCCTGAATATAATCACCGGACCAAAAGGATAGCTTGGCACGATTCGCAATATCAATGAATGCATCACTTTGAACTGTGGCATCAAGCAGCTTGGGCTTATAAGAAAAAAACTCTAGATACTGCGGTATAAAAGAGTTCAAGCTGCCATCAGCAGGGAGGAATCCCCAATCATCTTTATAGGAAGTCTCCTTTACAAAAAAATTCAGCCAGGCCATGGCAAGCTCTTTATTTTTGCTATATTTACTTACACCCATGAACCAGTCTGAATTGATTGGCGCATAGTGAGTGTCGTTATTATCATATGGAAACGGGAAGAATCCGATATCGTCTGGCGAAGCCCCTACATCAAGAACTTGTTCAATCGTCCAATTTCCGAGTAAATACATACCTGCTTGTCCTTTAGCAAGTTTTGTCTTCGATATCTCCCAATTGTTCGAGAATAGTTCATCTTCAACATAACCTTTAGCGATTAAGGTTCGAGCTATGGATATAGATTTTCCCCACTCATTATCAAGCTGCCACGGACTATCCTCATTTACCATATTATTAAGATATTCAGGGTTCCCAGCCATATAGTTAACTAGAGTATTCCCCCATTCACGCAGCGGCCAAACCGCTCCATAATTCATATACAGCGGGATAATTCCTGCCTGTTTTAACTTTGCACAAGCCTCGTAGAATTCATCTAGTGCCCGAGGAACAGAAGTGATTCCTGCTTTTTCGAAGGCCCTTTTATTATAGACGATCCCAACCGTAGTTGTTCCCGTCGATACCCCATATCGTTTGCCTTCATAACTAGAAAAAGAAGGGAAACGCTCTCCAGCAGTTGTTTCTTCATCCAGAGGTTCGAAAAAATAACTCAGTTCCCTAGCAGGAAGATTTATCGGAAGCAGAAGTACATCTCCAGCGTCCTTGGTGGATAGCCGTACTAGAATATCCGTCGCGTAATTGGGCAGACCTTCAAATTCCACATTTGCTTCAGGATACCTTTTCTTAAATTGGTCTACGTATCCTTGAAAGATTCCGTTCTCAATCAAATCTATTCGATTGGTCATCATGACTATCGTGCCTGATAAATCAGACTTCGTCTCTTCTCCTAATGGAGATGGTGTCGATTCCGCCTGCTTGATATTATTACTCTCACAACCGCTGCTCAGCAGTAACAAGAAAAGCAGCAGTATGGTACGCATAGTCCAGTGCAATCTCAACCCCTTCAACGGACAGCCCCCTCTTAATTCATTCAGGTAATCTAATCATTTCCGGTTCCAGCAATGGTAGCGACAATACTACATCTGTCCCTCGTCCAAGCTCACTATATACCTCAATTCCAAATGCCGCTCCATAATGAAGACGCACTCGCTGCTGTACATTTTTCATACCAATGCCCCCATTAATACTTTTCTTAGGAGGCCTTTCGTTCTGGAGCCCATCGTTCAATCTCTCTAAAGTCATCTCGTCCATCCCACAGCCGTCATCCTTAATATGAAACAACAGCATTTGTTCAGTAATCTCGCAACGGATACTAAGATGCATTTGCGGTTTGTTATCATCCAAGCCATGGTAGGCTGCATTCTCAATGATCGGCTGAAAAACCAGCTTGATAATAGAGTAATTATCTAGTTCTTTCGGTACATCGGTCTCCAGTAGGAAACGGTTAGGATAACGACAATTCAGCAGTTCAACATAATTACGCACATATCCAAGCTCCTGCTTCATTGTCGTTTTACCGCTCAAATCACTTGTACTATACCGTAGCAGCTTTCCCAAAATTGAGATCATATCCGCGGCTTCAATGTCATCATTCAGCTCGGCGGTCATACGGATAGATTCTAGCGTGTTATAGATAAAATGAGGATTAATTTGACTCTGCAGCGCGTGAAGCTCTGCTTCCTTCTTCTGTTCCTCGATTCGATAGATATCCTGAATTAACTGCCTGATCCGTGCTAACATTCGATTAAACTGATGCCCCAGCTGACCAATTTCATCACGGCGTCTAACCCTGAACATCACATCAAGATCTCCGCCCTGAACTTTTTTCATCAGTTGAATCATTTGTGTAAGCGATTTAGTTAGTGCAAAAGAAAGAATAATGGAGATGATTAACGCCAGCACAATGATACTTAATGTAGCAGCGAGCGTTGCATTACGAGTCACCTTCACATCCCGCATCAGCACATCAACAGGAATAGAGATAATCGCTTTCCAGTTGGTCTTGTTAGAGCTTGAGTATATATTCAGCTGCTCTTTTCCGTTGACCTCATCATAGAAACTTCCTGAAATGCCATCGACTCTTTTGAAGAGTTCGGAGTTAGAAATATCAGTGGCAAGCATTGTCTTGTCACTGTCATACACGACCTTCCCTTTATCGTCAATTATCAACGATTTGCCATGGGTTACTTTATCCAGTTCCGTAACTCGATTCTCCAAATTGCTAATATTCGCTTCCACTGCGATCAGTCCAATCGGATTTAACAAACCATCCACGATTTTGCGAACAACGGTAAAAGCATATCGGGTGCTTTGAAGATTACTTGTATACGCTTGGGCACCAAATAATAACGCTTCTCCGCTGGAGTCTTTAGTCTGCTGGCTCCAGTCTTTATAGCTCTGTTCGAGATCGAGCCGTACCCCACCGTCCTTAGCAGAATAATAACCATTCCCATGGGCGTCAAAAATATATACCGAGTTCGCGCCCCTCTTAATATTGTTAATAAATGAAATGTTGCCTTCTATCCCCCGCTGAATGGACAGCAGTAGATCAAAATCACCAGGCGACAATGCCGCACTGCCATCTGTACCACCCATGTTCTCTTTTTGCTCGTGA
This window of the Paenibacillus sp. FSL R10-2734 genome carries:
- a CDS encoding sensor histidine kinase encodes the protein MKGKRIFGWWSVIGDMSMERKLLLVFLIIITLPLSFISVFTFKSYSESIQGNTIAYSEKLIDQMMDGVDDYIEDMKRISSMPAYVNDIKQNLIRSNLYHEQKENMGGTDGSAALSPGDFDLLLSIQRGIEGNISFINNIKRGANSVYIFDAHGNGYYSAKDGGVRLDLEQSYKDWSQQTKDSSGEALLFGAQAYTSNLQSTRYAFTVVRKIVDGLLNPIGLIAVEANISNLENRVTELDKVTHGKSLIIDDKGKVVYDSDKTMLATDISNSELFKRVDGISGSFYDEVNGKEQLNIYSSSNKTNWKAIISIPVDVLMRDVKVTRNATLAATLSIIVLALIISIILSFALTKSLTQMIQLMKKVQGGDLDVMFRVRRRDEIGQLGHQFNRMLARIRQLIQDIYRIEEQKKEAELHALQSQINPHFIYNTLESIRMTAELNDDIEAADMISILGKLLRYSTSDLSGKTTMKQELGYVRNYVELLNCRYPNRFLLETDVPKELDNYSIIKLVFQPIIENAAYHGLDDNKPQMHLSIRCEITEQMLLFHIKDDGCGMDEMTLERLNDGLQNERPPKKSINGGIGMKNVQQRVRLHYGAAFGIEVYSELGRGTDVVLSLPLLEPEMIRLPE